The following are encoded together in the Coffea arabica cultivar ET-39 chromosome 1c, Coffea Arabica ET-39 HiFi, whole genome shotgun sequence genome:
- the LOC113739086 gene encoding uncharacterized protein, whose amino-acid sequence MITLMVTVGQAPKCRTIPVNFVVVKQQSSYNVFLGRPALNALRTIPSTLHLSVKFPTPGGIAEVHGDPEVARAFYLATLRWPEKVVVQTTCLEPYIPGDETQQVSTQDEIEEFPLREERPDQVLRIGALLPAEEKEGLKALLRETAPDLGETLFLYLSACNEAVSAVLVREDGGAQRPVYYVSRALQGPETRYTPAEKLVPALVHAARKLRPYFQAHSIAVLTDQPLRQILTKPEVSGRMIKWAVELAEHDISYQPRTAIKAQALADFLADGAGLTLTELDSPSKDVRPKKPWVLFVDGASSKEGSGAGLLLISPTGEELTYALRLDFPASNNEAEYEALLAGLRIAHQMGISAIQVRSDSQLVVLQVLGEYEAKEEVMKKYLAKVREAVALFDTFQIERVPRSQNKRADALSKLASSSFAHLSKEVLVEVVKQKSIHQVQVLAIDSSATWMAPLIDFLSSGALPENKTEARRIQLRTAKYAYAGRTLYRRSYLSPWLKCVTPDEGNYVLREVHEGICAAHVGSRVLAKKCLLLGYYWPSVFRDAAELVQKCRACQVHASLRHQPAREMIPIHSPWPFA is encoded by the coding sequence ATGATCACCCTGATGGTCACGGTAGGGCAGGCCCCCAAATGCCGAACCATCCCTGTCAATTTCGTGGTGGTCAAGCAGCAATCCTCATACAACGTGTTCCTGGGTCGGCCAGCTCTGAACGCCCTCCGGACTATTCCGTCTACCCTCCATCTCAGTGTGAAGTTCCCCACCCCAGGAGGGATAGCCGAGGTGCACGGTGACCCAGAGGTGGCCAGAGCATTCTACTTGGCCACGCTCCGCTGGCCGGAGAAGGTGGTCGTCCAGACGACCTGTTTGGAGCCCTACATCCCGGGGGACGAGACCCAGCAGGTGAGTACGCAGGACGAAATTGAGGAATTCCCCTTGAGGGAGGAACGACCCGACCAGGTCCTCCGCATCGGGGCATTGCTGCCAGCCGAGGAGAAGGAAGGCTTGAAGGCCCTGTTGAGGGAGACCGCCCCGGACCTAGGGGAGACCTTGTTCCTATACCTGTCTGCCTGCAACGAGGCCGTCAGCGCGGTCTTGGTGCGGGAGGACGGGGGGGCTCAGAGGCCGGTGTATTACGTCAGCCGCGCTCTACAAGGGCCAGAGACGAGGTACACGCCGGCGGAGAAGCTGGTCCCGGCCTTGGTGCACGCTGCTCGCAAGCTCCGCCCCTACTTCCAAGCTCACAGCATTGCAGTCCTGACCGACCAGCCCTTGCGTCAGATACTCACCAAGCCCGAGGTCTCGGGCAGGATGATCAAGTGGGCCGTGGAGCTGGCCGAGCACGACATTAGCTATCAACCTCGTACAGCTATCAAGGCTCAGGCCTTGGCCGACTTCCTCGCTGATGGGGCCGGCTTGACCCTGACCGAGCTAGACTCCCCGAGCAAGGATGTACGGCCAAAGAAGCCTTGGGTGCTGTTCGTAGACGGTGCCTCCAGTAAGGAAGGAAGCGGAGCAGGTCTGCTGCTCATCTCGCCAACCGGGGAAGAACTGACCTACGCCCTCCGATTGGACTTCCCCGCGTCCAACAACGAGGCCGAGTACGAGGCCCTGCTCGCAGGGTTGCGGATAGCCCACCAAATGGGGATCTCCGCGATCCAAGTTAGGAGCGACTCCCAACTCGTCGTCCTTCAAGTCCTCGGGGAGTACGAGGCCAAGGAGGAAGTCATGAAGAAATATTTGGCCAAGGTGCGAGAGGCGGTAGCCCTATTCGATACTTTTCAAATCGAGCGGGTGCCAAGGTCGCAAAACAAACGTGCAGACGCCCTATCAAAGCTGGCCTcttcttcatttgcacacctgAGTAAGGAGGTTCTGGTAGAGGTGGTAAAACAGAAAAGTATCCACCAGGTCCAGGTTCTAGCTATAGACAGCTCGGCCACCTGGATGGCACCCCTCATAGACTTCCTCAGCTCAGGAGCCCTCCCAGAGAACAAAACCGAGGCCCGCCGGATCCAGCTCAGAACTGCCAAGTACGCCTACGCTGGGAGAACCCTCTACAGGAGGTCGTACTTATCTCCCTGGCTAAAGTGCGTGACGCCCGATGAAGGTAACTATGTCCTCCGCGAAGTGCATGAAGGGATATGTGCGGCACATGTGGGGTCCCGAGTGCTGGCCAAAAAATGCCTTCTCCTAGGTTACTATTGGCCCTCCGTCTTCCGAGACGCCGCAGAGCTGGTGCAGAAATGCCGAGCTTGCCAGGTTCATGCCTCATTGCGCCACCAGCCAGCTCGGGAAATGATTCCCATCCACAGTCCCTGGCCTTTCGCCTAA
- the LOC113739089 gene encoding uncharacterized protein, with protein MTRLESAQSSWLDELPSVLWAYRTTPRTATHETPFSLTYGVEAVVPAEIGLPSPRTQNFVAGTNEEELRYSLDILEARREEAAVRMAKYKSQLARYHNARVRTTQYQLGDLVLRKNSVSRAHGSNKLDPNWEGPYKVLERRLDQGAQSSAL; from the exons ATGACCAGGTTGGAGTCAGCCCAATCGAGCTGGCTGGATGAGCTCCCCAGTGTCCTCTGGGCTTACCGCACCACGCCCAGGACGGCCACCCACGAGACCCCGTTCTCCTTGACTTACGGAGTAGAGGCGGTGGTGCCTGCGGAGATTGGGCTCCCCTCGCCCCGGACACAGAACTTCGTTGCGGGGACCAATGAAGAAGAGCTGCGGTACAGCTTGGACATACTGGAGGCTAGGCGTGAGGAAGCAGCGGTACGGATGGCTAAGTACAAAAGCCAACTCGCCCGCTATCATAACGCCCGAGTAAGAACCACACAGTACCAGCTGGGGGACCTTGTCCTGAGGAAGAACTCCGTTAGCCGGGCTCACGGCTCCAACAAGCTCGACCCAAACTGGGAGGGCCCATACAAGGTCCTTGAG CGTAGGTTAGACCAGGGTGCTCAGTCGTCTGCTCTCTGA